In Deinococcus maricopensis DSM 21211, one genomic interval encodes:
- a CDS encoding NAD(P)H-binding protein — protein MNSTDTHPRPSLVLGSTGKTGQRVARKLQQANMPVRGCARSTPIPFHWDDERTWLPAVRGTEAAYIAYAPDLALPQAAEQIASFAQVARNEGVARLVLLSSRGEPNGVRCEEAVQASGVDWTILRCSWFAQNFTEGAFADSLRHGTLALPVGGIPEPFIDADDIAEVAAAALRGGHAGQVYELTGPRALTFAQAVHEIADATQRPLQYHHISLTDFTGTLARHGTPQHVTDLLAHLFTELLDGRNSATADGVQRALGRPARDFRAFARESAAQGVWAPVLAG, from the coding sequence ATGAACAGCACCGACACCCACCCCCGCCCGTCCCTCGTCCTCGGCAGCACCGGTAAGACCGGGCAGCGCGTCGCCCGGAAGCTCCAGCAGGCGAACATGCCCGTGCGCGGCTGCGCGCGCAGCACCCCCATCCCGTTCCACTGGGATGACGAACGCACCTGGCTGCCCGCCGTGCGCGGCACCGAAGCGGCGTACATCGCGTACGCGCCGGACCTCGCGCTCCCGCAGGCCGCCGAGCAGATCGCGTCGTTCGCGCAGGTCGCGCGCAATGAGGGCGTCGCGCGGCTCGTGCTGCTCTCCAGCCGCGGCGAACCGAACGGCGTCCGCTGCGAGGAGGCCGTGCAGGCCAGCGGCGTGGACTGGACGATCCTGCGGTGCAGCTGGTTCGCGCAGAACTTCACCGAAGGGGCGTTCGCGGACAGCCTCCGCCACGGCACGCTCGCCCTGCCCGTCGGGGGCATCCCGGAGCCGTTCATTGACGCCGACGACATCGCTGAGGTCGCCGCCGCCGCCCTGAGGGGCGGGCACGCCGGGCAGGTGTACGAACTGACCGGCCCGCGCGCCCTGACGTTCGCGCAGGCCGTCCATGAAATCGCCGACGCCACCCAGCGGCCCCTCCAGTACCACCACATCAGCCTGACGGACTTCACGGGCACCCTCGCGCGCCACGGCACCCCGCAGCACGTGACTGACCTGCTCGCGCACCTGTTCACGGAACTCCTTGACGGCCGCAACAGCGCCACTGCCGACGGCGTGCAGCGCGCCCTCGGGCGGCCCGCGCGTGACTTCCGTGCGTTCGCGCGCGAGTCCGCCGCGCAGGGCGTCTGGGCGCCCGTTCTGGCCGGTTGA
- a CDS encoding WGxxGxxG family protein, producing the protein MTRNPKTALLVLTLALAPLPALAQDTSTDTTTTDTTTSGTTDTATSGTTDTATAGTNDTNDNDNDGFDWGWLGLLGLAGLAGLRRKEPTVVVPDRTTTTTR; encoded by the coding sequence ATGACTCGGAACCCGAAAACCGCCCTGCTCGTTCTGACCCTCGCCCTCGCGCCGCTGCCCGCCCTGGCGCAGGACACCAGCACCGACACCACGACCACCGACACGACCACGTCGGGCACGACGGACACCGCCACCTCGGGCACCACCGACACGGCCACCGCCGGCACCAACGACACGAACGACAATGACAATGACGGCTTCGACTGGGGCTGGCTGGGCCTGCTCGGCCTCGCCGGTCTCGCCGGCCTGCGCCGCAAAGAACCGACCGTGGTCGTCCCCGACCGCACCACCACCACGACGCGCTGA
- a CDS encoding GNAT family N-acetyltransferase, producing MSALHVRLAHPDDLPALTTLYRQLSPSSPALDQHAAQATWQALLTDPKIHVLVAERGDVLGTVTLVVVPNLTQGARPYALIENVVTREDARGQGVGTALMTHALDLARTLGAYKVMLITGRQAPEVHRLYTKSGLRTDATAYFTRF from the coding sequence ATGTCCGCGCTGCACGTACGCCTGGCACACCCTGATGACCTGCCCGCCCTCACGACCCTCTACCGACAATTGAGCCCGTCCTCACCGGCACTTGACCAGCACGCCGCGCAGGCAACCTGGCAGGCCCTGCTGACCGACCCCAAAATCCACGTACTCGTTGCAGAACGAGGTGACGTGCTGGGCACCGTCACCCTGGTCGTCGTGCCCAACCTGACGCAGGGCGCGCGCCCCTACGCGCTGATCGAGAACGTCGTCACCCGCGAAGACGCCCGCGGCCAGGGTGTCGGCACAGCCCTGATGACGCACGCCCTGGATCTCGCACGCACCCTGGGCGCCTACAAGGTCATGCTGATCACAGGACGTCAGGCGCCGGAAGTCCACCGCCTGTACACGAAAAGCGGCCTGCGCACCGATGCGACCGCGTACTTCACGCGCTTCTGA
- a CDS encoding NAD-dependent epimerase/dehydratase family protein encodes MVIVTGATGHLGAALIRALRAQERPVRALIRQDRRALEGLDVECAPGDLHDERALRRAFEGGDVVYHVAAHIALGHDAWPTLHAVNVHGTRNVVNACLAAGVRRLVHVSSVAALVGKPHATPVDEARPLVSSPHPFPYGYSKALAEQEVQRGLDAGLDAVIVRPTAILGPYDHRVGSTTQLVRRAALGEMPVALPGGFDFVDVRDVADGALRAETRAPRGADFILSGTWASTLDVARRAAALTGARPPAARSHYGSRTASPA; translated from the coding sequence ATGGTGATCGTCACCGGAGCGACCGGGCACCTGGGTGCCGCCCTCATCCGCGCGCTGCGCGCCCAGGAGCGGCCCGTCCGCGCGCTGATCCGCCAGGACCGCCGCGCCCTCGAAGGACTGGACGTCGAATGCGCGCCCGGCGACCTGCACGACGAACGCGCGCTGCGACGCGCCTTCGAGGGCGGCGACGTCGTGTACCACGTCGCCGCGCACATCGCCCTCGGCCACGACGCGTGGCCCACCCTGCACGCCGTGAACGTGCACGGCACCCGCAACGTCGTGAACGCCTGCCTCGCCGCCGGCGTGCGCCGCCTCGTGCACGTCAGCTCCGTCGCCGCGCTCGTCGGCAAACCCCACGCCACGCCCGTCGATGAGGCCCGCCCGCTCGTGTCCTCCCCGCACCCCTTCCCGTACGGGTACTCCAAGGCCCTCGCCGAACAGGAAGTCCAGCGCGGCCTGGACGCTGGCCTGGACGCCGTCATCGTGCGGCCCACCGCGATCCTCGGGCCGTACGACCACCGCGTCGGCTCCACCACGCAACTCGTGCGCCGCGCCGCCCTCGGTGAAATGCCCGTCGCGCTGCCCGGCGGGTTCGACTTCGTGGACGTCCGCGACGTCGCCGACGGCGCCCTGCGCGCCGAAACGCGCGCGCCCCGCGGCGCGGACTTCATCCTGAGCGGCACGTGGGCCAGCACGCTCGACGTCGCCCGCCGCGCCGCCGCCCTCACCGGCGCCCGCCCCCCCGCGGCACGCTCCCACTATGGCTCGCGCACGGCGTCGCCCGCCTAG
- a CDS encoding FAD-dependent oxidoreductase gives MAGTLFFAGEATARDGHTATMEGALQSGERAAQELLDAWATLATP, from the coding sequence GTGGCGGGCACGCTGTTCTTCGCGGGGGAGGCGACCGCGCGCGACGGGCACACCGCAACCATGGAAGGGGCGCTGCAGAGCGGCGAGCGGGCGGCGCAGGAGCTGCTGGACGCCTGGGCGACCCTCGCCACCCCCTGA
- a CDS encoding ABC transporter ATP-binding protein: MPPAPSASVVRRLYGLLRPYRRVVSVGLLCLIGSVAAELYPPLVWGRVVDVGLARQDWGYIAGQLGVLVVVFAAQQVLGAWRGVLLERAGQQLTLDVRLQLYNKLARQSASYFEAQRTGDLLSRVTADVDGIQDVLLRGTDAVLGNALRVLGVVVIFISLQPLLGVLVTLPMVAVAALLARYNGAVRPAYRAARTRLGDLSALINDRLTGIRVVQGFAREGHEAARIADLGRQLYDEGLKAITIRNRVFPVVRFVSNFGNILMLGGGVWLITQGRFTLGGLLAYRGYGRYFYGPIDDLVNINDLLQRAEASGRRIFEVLDAPEPITERPDARPLPLPARGEVAFEDVTFGYDPARPVLQNVSLRVRAGERVAVLGASGAGKSTLIGLLTRTHDPDGGRVTLDGVDVRDLTLPSLRRAAALMQQDTFLFHDTVLANVRYARPDASEDDVRRALDVAGATAFVDALPEGLLTMVGERGVRLSGGQRQRLAIARVLLAEPAVLLLDEPTSAVDAESEAQIVSALERLMRDRTALIVTHRLSLARAADRVIVLEGGTIVEEGSPDALRRQRGRYAALERAARAGE; the protein is encoded by the coding sequence ATGCCGCCTGCCCCGTCCGCGTCTGTGGTTCGCCGCCTGTACGGCCTGCTGCGCCCCTACCGCCGCGTCGTGAGTGTCGGCCTGCTGTGCCTGATCGGCAGCGTCGCCGCGGAACTGTACCCGCCGCTGGTGTGGGGGCGGGTGGTGGACGTCGGCCTGGCCCGGCAGGACTGGGGGTACATTGCCGGGCAGCTGGGCGTGCTGGTGGTGGTGTTCGCCGCGCAGCAGGTCCTGGGGGCGTGGCGGGGCGTGCTGCTGGAACGCGCCGGGCAGCAGCTAACGCTGGACGTGCGGCTGCAGCTGTACAACAAGCTCGCGCGGCAGTCCGCGTCGTACTTCGAGGCGCAGCGCACCGGGGACCTGCTGTCCCGCGTGACGGCGGACGTGGACGGCATTCAGGACGTCCTGCTGCGCGGCACGGACGCGGTGCTCGGCAACGCGCTGCGCGTGCTGGGCGTGGTCGTCATCTTCATTTCGCTGCAGCCGCTGCTGGGCGTCCTCGTGACCCTCCCGATGGTGGCGGTCGCGGCGCTGCTCGCGCGGTACAACGGCGCGGTGCGGCCCGCGTACCGCGCGGCGCGCACCCGCCTGGGGGACCTGTCGGCGCTGATCAACGACCGCCTGACGGGCATCCGTGTCGTGCAGGGGTTCGCGCGTGAGGGGCACGAGGCGGCGCGCATCGCGGACCTCGGGCGGCAACTGTACGACGAGGGCCTGAAGGCCATCACGATTCGCAACCGCGTGTTCCCGGTCGTGCGGTTCGTGTCGAACTTCGGGAACATCCTGATGCTCGGCGGGGGCGTGTGGCTGATCACGCAGGGGCGGTTCACGCTCGGCGGGCTTCTCGCGTACCGCGGGTACGGCCGGTACTTCTACGGGCCCATTGACGACCTCGTGAACATCAACGACCTGCTGCAGCGCGCGGAGGCCAGCGGGCGGCGCATTTTCGAGGTACTGGACGCGCCGGAACCCATTACGGAACGCCCGGACGCGCGACCGCTGCCCCTACCGGCGCGTGGCGAGGTGGCGTTCGAGGACGTCACGTTCGGGTACGACCCGGCGCGGCCCGTGCTGCAGAACGTGAGTCTGCGCGTCCGCGCGGGGGAACGCGTGGCGGTGCTCGGCGCGAGCGGCGCGGGGAAAAGCACCCTGATTGGCCTGCTGACGCGCACGCACGACCCGGACGGCGGGCGCGTCACGCTGGACGGCGTGGACGTCCGTGACCTGACGCTCCCGTCCCTGCGGCGCGCCGCGGCGCTGATGCAGCAGGACACCTTCCTGTTCCACGACACGGTCCTCGCGAACGTGCGGTACGCGCGCCCGGACGCCAGCGAGGATGACGTGCGCCGCGCTCTTGACGTGGCCGGCGCGACCGCCTTCGTGGACGCCCTGCCGGAGGGCCTGCTGACGATGGTCGGGGAGCGCGGCGTGCGCCTGTCTGGCGGGCAGCGGCAGCGCCTCGCCATTGCGCGGGTGCTGCTGGCGGAACCGGCCGTGCTGCTGCTCGACGAGCCCACCAGCGCCGTCGACGCGGAATCCGAGGCGCAGATCGTGAGCGCCCTCGAACGCCTGATGCGTGACCGGACGGCCCTGATCGTCACGCACCGCCTGTCCCTGGCCCGCGCCGCGGACCGCGTGATCGTGCTAGAGGGCGGCACCATTGTGGAGGAGGGCTCGCCCGACGCATTGCGGCGGCAGCGGGGGCGGTACGCGGCGCTGGAACGCGCCGCGCGGGCCGGCGAGTGA
- a CDS encoding isocitrate lyase/PEP mutase family protein, which produces MTTDLATHARTLLDLHTAPELLVLANVWDVVSAQVVAATPGTRALATASHSIASTFGYPDGERIPLDLHLDMVRRIVQAVNVPVSMDMEAGYGHAGDTARRAIEIGVVGGNLEDQMKPLNEAVTAVEAVMAAGREAGITFVLNARTDAALRAAPGTARADVLAEVIRRGRAFLDAGAPVVFVPGLTDRQEIAEVADAFGPQKLTLISVPGVSLPARDLEALGVARLSTGPFTQRVALTALQDATTELLAGGTLPASTRALN; this is translated from the coding sequence ATGACCACCGACCTCGCCACGCACGCCCGCACCCTCCTCGACCTCCACACCGCCCCGGAACTCCTCGTACTCGCCAACGTCTGGGACGTCGTCTCCGCGCAGGTCGTCGCGGCCACGCCCGGCACGCGCGCCCTCGCCACCGCCAGCCACTCCATCGCCTCCACCTTCGGCTACCCCGACGGCGAACGCATCCCCCTCGACCTGCACCTCGACATGGTCCGCCGCATCGTCCAGGCCGTGAACGTCCCCGTCAGCATGGACATGGAAGCCGGATACGGCCACGCCGGCGACACCGCGCGCCGCGCCATCGAGATCGGCGTGGTCGGCGGGAACCTCGAAGACCAGATGAAACCCCTGAACGAAGCCGTCACGGCCGTCGAAGCCGTCATGGCCGCAGGCCGCGAGGCCGGCATCACCTTCGTCCTGAACGCCCGCACGGACGCCGCCCTGCGCGCCGCGCCCGGCACCGCCCGCGCCGACGTGCTCGCGGAAGTCATCCGCCGTGGCCGCGCATTCCTCGACGCCGGCGCCCCCGTGGTGTTCGTGCCGGGCCTCACCGACCGCCAGGAAATCGCGGAGGTCGCCGACGCGTTCGGCCCGCAGAAGCTCACGCTCATCAGCGTGCCCGGCGTGAGCCTCCCCGCCCGTGACCTCGAAGCACTCGGCGTGGCCCGCCTCTCCACCGGCCCGTTCACGCAGCGCGTCGCCCTGACCGCCCTGCAGGACGCCACCACGGAACTCCTCGCCGGCGGTACGCTGCCCGCCAGCACCCGCGCCCTCAACTGA
- a CDS encoding TetR/AcrR family transcriptional regulator: protein MSAKGETLELILDTAQRLVQERGYNAFSYADISRPLGIRNASIHYYFPNKADLGAALVQRYRQRLERALDDLPATSAPATTLLHRYLSAYRDVVHPDGRICLCVALAGEFLTLPDGMQTEVRAFFDLNRAWLTRVLDAGQQTGELHFTGTPDDLALAFLSTLDGAMLLARALGDPAQFEKAAQRFLNALQPT from the coding sequence ATGTCCGCGAAAGGCGAAACCCTCGAACTCATCCTCGACACCGCACAACGCCTCGTTCAGGAACGCGGGTATAACGCCTTCAGCTACGCCGACATCAGTCGACCCCTCGGCATCCGCAACGCCAGCATCCACTACTACTTCCCCAACAAGGCAGACCTCGGCGCCGCCCTCGTCCAACGCTACCGCCAGCGCCTGGAACGCGCCCTAGACGACCTGCCCGCCACCTCCGCCCCCGCCACCACCCTGCTGCACCGCTACCTGAGCGCCTACCGCGACGTCGTCCACCCGGACGGACGCATCTGCCTGTGCGTCGCCCTCGCGGGGGAATTCCTCACCCTGCCGGACGGCATGCAGACCGAAGTGCGCGCCTTCTTCGACCTCAACCGCGCCTGGCTCACCCGCGTGCTCGACGCCGGACAGCAGACCGGCGAACTGCACTTCACGGGCACCCCGGACGACCTCGCCCTCGCGTTCCTGTCCACCCTGGACGGCGCCATGCTGCTCGCCCGCGCACTCGGCGACCCCGCGCAGTTCGAAAAGGCCGCCCAGCGGTTTCTGAACGCCCTCCAGCCCACCTGA
- a CDS encoding META domain-containing protein, which produces MRLLPLLSVAALMGSAHAAVPAPLMGIWQLTGATASTRPTPELPKGQLVIANSVRGQVGCGTFQGSIEAGAGVLRLSLTPDAPDPRVRCLYALPEPFLSALNGTTHYLISADTKHLLLYSKKARFTFTRIGYVTPANKGG; this is translated from the coding sequence ATGCGTCTTCTTCCCCTGCTTTCCGTAGCGGCCCTGATGGGCAGCGCGCATGCTGCCGTTCCCGCGCCCCTCATGGGCATCTGGCAACTGACCGGCGCGACGGCCAGCACCCGTCCCACGCCGGAACTCCCCAAAGGGCAGCTGGTGATCGCCAACAGCGTACGCGGCCAGGTCGGCTGCGGCACCTTCCAGGGGTCCATCGAGGCGGGCGCGGGCGTCCTGCGCCTGTCGCTGACGCCGGACGCTCCAGACCCGCGCGTGCGGTGCCTGTATGCGCTGCCGGAGCCGTTCCTGAGCGCCCTGAACGGCACCACCCATTACCTGATCAGCGCCGATACGAAGCACCTGCTGCTGTACAGCAAGAAGGCCCGGTTCACGTTTACGCGCATCGGGTACGTGACCCCGGCGAACAAGGGCGGCTGA